The window ATTTTGATGCACAATTTGCGCAAGGCGATGCTGCCTGTCGTGGCCGCTTTGGCGATCGGCACGGCGACGCCGGTGCTGGCGGCGGATTACATCGTCCGGCAGCCGGCGCCCCGGGCGGTCATGGTGCCGGCGCCGGTCCAGGCTCCCTTGGGGCCGATGACGCTGGAGCAGGCCTTGGCGGTGGCCGCCGGGATCGGCGTGGTGACGGTGAAGAACACCCATTTCACCGGCGACGAATGGGAGATCGAGGGCCGCGACAGCTACGGCAAGTGGATCGAGGTCGATATCGATGCCCGCACCGGCGACGTGCGCAACGTGGATCGATCGATTATCTGATCGGCGGGACGCGCGCGGGCAGCGGGCGTGAGGCGCGCCGTGTCGTTGGCGTGCCTCATTGGCGACGGCGCTTGTGGCGCCCCCGCCCCGGCCTCCGGCTTCAGCGAAGCTTCGCTTCGCGCGGAGGGGGAGGGAGTCATTGGCCGCGTGCGCGCGCAGTGGAAACTCACGTCGTCCCCGCTCCAGCGGAGTTTGCCGCCCCTACCCCAGCTTCAGTCCCGTCGCGGCTTCAAGCTCGGCGATGGCCTGTTTCGCGCTCGTGACCTTGATCGTGGTCATGCCCATTTCGCGCGCGGGCTTCAGGTTGACGCCGAGGTCGTCGAGATAGACGCAATTGCGGGGATCGACTGACAGCGCCTCAAGCATCATCCGGTAGATGCGCGGATCGGGTTTGCGCAGGCCGATTTTCGCGGATTCGATGACGTGATCGAACAGCACCATCACCTCGGCGACATAGAGCGAGCGGCCGGAAGTACTGCCCATGGCATTGGCCGGCAGGTTGTTGGTGATGCAGCCGGTCTTGAACCTGGCTTTCACGCGGCGGAGCGCCTCGACCATCTCGGGCCTGATATCGCCGGACAACAGCGGCAGCACGTCGCGGCCGCGCACCTCGGCGCCCAGGGCCTTCGATTCCGCCGCGAACAGCGCGTCGAAGGCATCGATGTCCACTTCGGCGCGCTCGAACTGCGCCCAGGCGTTCTCGAAATGGTTTTCCGCATTGGTGCGCCGGATGATATCGGCGGGCAGCCCGCGCTCGGCCTCATAGCGCGCAAAGGCCTCGAAAGGCGAGGTGGTGATCACCCCGCCGAAATCCCAGATCACCGCCTCGATCATCCCTGTCTATCCCCGTGCGAAAGCCGACAAGCGAGCGCTAGCACGGCGTCCGCGCCGGAACCACCCGGCTTCGCGCGGCGCTGCGCCGGGCGCGGCCCGGTTGCCCGGTTGTTTGACACTCCGGACCATGTCCGGTGCTCACAACACCCTCACACCCGGCTCACACCCATGTGAAACCGGCGGCGTAACAAGCCGCATCCCGGCTGCGTCCTGTTGATATCGGCGCAACGGAGTGGCGCGATCATCATTATAGCGATCGCGCTTCGCCCGAAGCCTGTCACCTCTGCCGCCGCACCGACATGGCGGCATCGCTCAACAAACCCTGCAACGGAGAACCGTCATGAAGTTTGCATCATCCAAGGCATCCTCGAAGGCATCCTCAAAGGCTGCCTTCGCTTTCGCCGCCATGTTCGCGCTGTCGCTGGTTTCGCTGTCCGGGCAGGCCAGCGCCCATACCGCGCGGGAAAGCCTGTACCGCACCATGCAATCCCGTGCCGAATGGCGCGCGGAAACCCGCGCGCTTCATGAGCACCATGCCGAGATGACATTCGCCCGGCCCGCACCGCAGGCCGCGCCGGAGGACGAACTCAACTACACGCGCTCCGGCGTCACCCAGTTCTGACACCGGCAGGCATCGCCGACCTTCCCTACTTCAAATCCGCAATCGACGCCGGTCCCGGGCCTTCCGTGACCAGCGCCGGCCACTGATGCGAGCCGAACGGCACCGCGGGCGGCAGGTTGGTCTTGATGCCGCGCTTGCCGGTTTCCGCGATGATGGCGAGGCGGGCGTCGCCTCCCATCAGTTCGTAG is drawn from Nitrobacteraceae bacterium AZCC 2146 and contains these coding sequences:
- a CDS encoding hypothetical protein (product_source=Hypo-rule applied; cleavage_site_network=SignalP-TM; superfamily=51366; transmembrane_helix_parts=Inside_1_6,TMhelix_7_29,Outside_30_109), producing MHNLRKAMLPVVAALAIGTATPVLAADYIVRQPAPRAVMVPAPVQAPLGPMTLEQALAVAAGIGVVTVKNTHFTGDEWEIEGRDSYGKWIEVDIDARTGDVRNVDRSII
- a CDS encoding hypothetical protein (product_source=Hypo-rule applied): MSLACLIGDGACGAPAPASGFSEASLRAEGEGVIGRVRAQWKLTSSPLQRSLPPLPQLQSRRGFKLGDGLFRARDLDRGHAHFARGLQVDAEVVEIDAIAGID
- a CDS encoding putative hydrolase of the HAD superfamily (product_source=KO:K07025; cath_funfam=1.10.150.240,3.40.50.1000; cog=COG1011; ko=KO:K07025; pfam=PF13419; superfamily=56784; tigrfam=TIGR02247): MIEAVIWDFGGVITTSPFEAFARYEAERGLPADIIRRTNAENHFENAWAQFERAEVDIDAFDALFAAESKALGAEVRGRDVLPLLSGDIRPEMVEALRRVKARFKTGCITNNLPANAMGSTSGRSLYVAEVMVLFDHVIESAKIGLRKPDPRIYRMMLEALSVDPRNCVYLDDLGVNLKPAREMGMTTIKVTSAKQAIAELEAATGLKLG
- a CDS encoding hypothetical protein (product_source=Hypo-rule applied; cleavage_site_network=SignalP-noTM; transmembrane_helix_parts=Outside_1_14,TMhelix_15_37,Inside_38_93), yielding MKFASSKASSKASSKAAFAFAAMFALSLVSLSGQASAHTARESLYRTMQSRAEWRAETRALHEHHAEMTFARPAPQAAPEDELNYTRSGVTQF